A single window of Paenibacillus sp. FSL H8-0537 DNA harbors:
- a CDS encoding GntR family transcriptional regulator, whose amino-acid sequence MEGMNALKPRYEQMYLMLREKIQIGDYTVGDRIPSEKELMEEFSVSRITSKKALDMLVQDGYIMRQPGRGSFVIEHAIQEQVEASPAQDPVAAARTQQIVLGLIMEDFSDSYGKEMLSEMERTAQALGVYLMLRISFSQPDVEEKAIQMLRQYGVDGLIIYPTRGQNFSPEILKLVIDKFPHVLVDRYLKWTDTTAISSDNVEATKMGVQHLFNHGHRHIGLLASRVTDNVAIEERIEGFVQAHAEGGILLDRSSWLTDMNWTSNDNSSSHLIDKYVKIIQQMLREHPRITALFAMEYELALIAKEAVEKMGLQIPQQISIICFDSPQSTSALYPFTHLEQNEKEIGRLAVNNVLELIQGATLPSKISLQVKLVPGKSTGPAPQ is encoded by the coding sequence ATGGAAGGCATGAACGCTTTAAAGCCTAGATATGAACAAATGTATCTGATGCTGCGCGAAAAGATTCAAATCGGAGATTATACGGTCGGTGACCGCATCCCTTCGGAGAAGGAGCTGATGGAGGAATTTTCAGTCAGCCGGATTACCTCCAAGAAAGCACTGGATATGCTCGTGCAGGACGGCTATATTATGCGTCAGCCGGGCCGCGGCTCTTTCGTTATTGAGCATGCCATTCAGGAACAGGTGGAAGCCTCTCCTGCTCAAGATCCAGTGGCTGCTGCTCGTACACAGCAAATTGTATTAGGGCTTATTATGGAGGATTTTAGCGACAGCTATGGCAAGGAAATGCTGTCAGAGATGGAACGGACAGCACAGGCGCTCGGCGTTTATTTGATGCTGCGCATCTCTTTTTCCCAGCCCGATGTGGAGGAGAAAGCGATTCAGATGCTGCGCCAATACGGGGTAGATGGCCTGATTATTTATCCGACGCGCGGGCAAAACTTCAGCCCGGAAATTTTGAAGCTGGTCATTGATAAATTTCCGCATGTGCTGGTTGACCGTTATTTGAAATGGACGGATACAACGGCAATCAGCTCAGACAATGTGGAAGCGACGAAAATGGGTGTACAGCATTTGTTTAACCACGGGCATCGCCATATTGGGCTGCTTGCTTCGCGGGTGACGGATAATGTAGCGATTGAGGAACGGATTGAGGGGTTTGTGCAGGCGCATGCCGAAGGCGGTATTTTGCTGGACCGCTCGTCCTGGCTGACCGATATGAACTGGACGTCCAATGACAATTCCAGCAGCCACCTCATTGATAAATATGTGAAAATCATTCAGCAGATGCTGCGCGAGCATCCCCGAATTACCGCATTGTTTGCGATGGAATATGAGCTGGCGCTCATCGCGAAGGAAGCGGTAGAAAAGATGGGCCTGCAAATTCCACAGCAAATTTCGATTATTTGCTTTGATAGCCCGCAGAGCACGTCGGCGCTGTATCCGTTCACGCACTTGGAGCAGAATGAGAAGGAGATTGGCCGCCTCGCCGTCAATAATGTTCTGGAACTTATTCAAGGCGCCACGCTCCCAAGCAAAATATCGCTGCAGGTAAAGCTTGTCCCTGGCAAATCGACAGGGCCTGCACCCCAATAG
- a CDS encoding serine/threonine protein kinase, translating to MEEKRLEKWIEMTERTLLAGVKLQSINHGEPIQVDVLPEGWELLGAGNYAGVFVHRDAQDIAVKVYAPGREGWEAEREVYRRLGNHPAYSTCYHASKSNDLEYLMLRRLEGKTLYKCVLEGVIIEDRIIAEIDAALDYAREQGLFPHDVHGKNVMVSSDDRGLVVDVSDFLKEEPCMMWDDLKKAYNRIYMPFLSKHSMPVPEWVMNGVRKGYRWVRSSSR from the coding sequence ATGGAAGAGAAACGGCTGGAGAAATGGATTGAGATGACCGAACGGACGCTGCTTGCAGGCGTGAAGCTCCAAAGCATTAACCATGGCGAGCCCATTCAAGTGGATGTATTGCCGGAAGGCTGGGAGCTGCTTGGGGCGGGAAATTATGCTGGTGTATTCGTTCATCGGGATGCGCAGGATATAGCCGTGAAGGTGTATGCGCCGGGCAGGGAAGGCTGGGAAGCAGAAAGGGAAGTTTATCGCCGTTTGGGCAATCATCCTGCATATTCCACCTGCTACCATGCATCCAAAAGCAATGATCTGGAATATTTAATGCTGCGCAGGCTTGAAGGGAAAACGTTATACAAGTGTGTGCTTGAGGGTGTAATCATCGAGGACCGAATTATTGCGGAAATTGATGCAGCTTTGGATTACGCTCGTGAGCAGGGACTGTTTCCACATGATGTTCATGGCAAAAATGTAATGGTATCGAGCGATGACCGTGGCCTTGTCGTGGATGTATCCGATTTTCTTAAAGAAGAGCCTTGCATGATGTGGGATGACTTGAAAAAAGCGTACAACCGGATTTACATGCCGTTTCTATCCAAACATTCCATGCCTGTGCCTGAGTGGGTCATGAATGGTGTCCGCAAAGGCTATCGCTGGGTGCGTTCTTCATCCAGATAG
- a CDS encoding multidrug efflux SMR transporter — protein MAWIFLIISGLGEVGGVTFMKLSDGFKRWRGTVGAIIFGFISFYFLSRSLQDIPISTAYGIWTGIGSVGSVILGMIFFGESRDWRKIFFVLMIIGSVIGLKLVG, from the coding sequence ATGGCATGGATTTTTCTTATTATTTCCGGCCTTGGCGAGGTCGGCGGCGTCACATTCATGAAGCTGTCAGATGGCTTTAAACGGTGGAGAGGGACGGTAGGAGCGATTATTTTCGGCTTCATCAGCTTCTACTTCCTGTCGCGGTCGCTTCAGGACATTCCGATCAGTACCGCATACGGCATTTGGACGGGAATCGGCTCGGTCGGCAGCGTCATTCTGGGGATGATTTTTTTCGGAGAATCACGCGATTGGCGTAAAATCTTCTTCGTCCTCATGATTATTGGCAGCGTTATTGGCCTCAAGCTGGTAGGTTAA
- a CDS encoding multidrug efflux SMR transporter encodes MKAWLYVILGGIFEVFWTFGLKYSKGFTDPLISVITVILIIISFVLFARSMQLLEIGTAYAVFTGIGTAGTVVFGILVLGESADIKRLLLVGTLIIGIIGLKLVSSEKPKQEQASDGSAPEALKSAPVVQGRGGK; translated from the coding sequence ATGAAAGCGTGGCTTTATGTCATACTCGGGGGCATATTTGAAGTATTCTGGACCTTCGGTCTTAAATATTCGAAAGGATTTACAGACCCGCTAATAAGCGTCATTACAGTCATTTTAATTATTATTAGCTTTGTGCTGTTTGCCCGTTCCATGCAATTGCTGGAAATCGGCACGGCTTATGCGGTATTTACCGGAATTGGTACGGCGGGTACGGTCGTGTTCGGCATTTTGGTATTGGGCGAGTCTGCGGATATTAAACGCCTGCTGCTGGTCGGCACGCTGATCATCGGCATTATCGGACTTAAGCTCGTATCCAGCGAAAAGCCGAAGCAGGAGCAGGCATCGGATGGATCGGCGCCGGAAGCACTGAAATCAGCACCGGTCGTGCAGGGAAGGGGCGGAAAATAA
- a CDS encoding TetR/AcrR family transcriptional regulator, with translation MKKDTIQVPASKATAERLKHAALTIFTEFGYEGTSMSDIAKAVQIKTPSIYAHFKSKEQLFLELCADVIAEEGMKFEELMQQSQGRPVLERLREVYDFFTDFPHLTVGQWFLKRMMLMPPKHLQQQFRVDFLEHEQRVDAIVGALFLEGQQAGIFPQRDVENMIAVFYTLLDGLLVANQIYEQSVFSSHKQTVWEMLEKDWTTA, from the coding sequence ATGAAAAAGGACACCATACAAGTGCCAGCATCAAAAGCAACGGCAGAGCGTCTTAAGCATGCCGCCTTGACGATCTTTACCGAATTTGGCTACGAAGGAACGTCGATGTCCGATATCGCTAAGGCGGTTCAGATTAAGACGCCATCTATCTATGCTCATTTTAAGTCGAAGGAGCAGCTTTTTTTAGAGCTTTGCGCGGATGTTATTGCCGAAGAGGGCATGAAATTTGAGGAGCTTATGCAGCAATCACAAGGCAGGCCTGTTTTGGAGCGGCTGCGCGAGGTGTACGATTTTTTCACGGACTTTCCGCATTTGACGGTCGGCCAATGGTTTCTGAAACGGATGATGCTAATGCCGCCCAAGCATTTGCAGCAGCAGTTCCGCGTCGATTTTTTGGAGCATGAGCAGCGGGTGGACGCTATTGTGGGCGCATTATTTTTGGAGGGGCAGCAGGCAGGCATTTTTCCTCAGCGGGATGTGGAGAATATGATTGCGGTGTTTTATACGCTGCTGGATGGTTTGCTCGTGGCGAATCAGATTTATGAACAGTCGGTATTCAGCTCGCACAAGCAGACCGTATGGGAAATGCTAGAGAAAGACTGGACGACAGCTTAG